The following are encoded together in the Wolbachia endosymbiont (group E) of Neria commutata genome:
- a CDS encoding 2-oxoglutarate dehydrogenase E1 component, which yields MPDLKNNSCLHGDNAEFVEEMYSRYLQGDKSIGEDWQRIFSSDIGINRAESSNVQNVAETDASSAIFFRSYGHFFVDLDPLSPNENQSIDYKKYSNLPPASDAEIYRNIYCKNIGFEFMHISSYEERIWLQEKIESQNYKLNSQDKGEMLKYLIESEMFEQFLHMKFPGYKRFSIEGGESTIVAIEKIISDSAAFGIEEVVLGMAHRGRLNVLTKVMGKEYSAMLSEFQGNLAYPAGLEVSGDVKYHLGYSSDRALSDGKKIHLSLCPNPSHLEAVNPVLAGRIRAKQDTKNNSVLGIAIHGDAAFIGQGVVHETLTLSNIEGYKVGGIIHIVINNQVGFTANPCCTRSSFYCTDVAKSIEAPIFHVNGDNPEAVSFTASLAMKYRKKFKKDVVIDIICYRKYGHNEGDEPNFTQPLTYKSISKHKTPATLYEEKLIAEKVLDGDEVAKLRSEFRAKLDKSLTESVGFVPKKADWFGGVWSKLRRARLNDLIEYYTDSGVSQDELKKLGVHINTNIPSSFNINNKVRRILDGRIDSINSGNNIDWAIAESLAFASLLAEGIGVRLSGQDSGRGTFSHRHARLIDQVTEEEFIPLNNINEKQAHFEVIDSALSEYAVMGFEYGYSLDSPYSLVLWEGQFGDFANGAQIMIDQFIASAETKWLRSSGLVLLLPHGYEGQGPEHSSARIERFLQLCAEDNMQVVNCSTPANYFHALRRQIHRDFRKPLIVFTPKSLLRHKKAVSNLSDFEGTFCTVIREQRKDLVSSDKIRKVVICSGKVYYDIIDACETQKINDVAVIRLEQFYPFPADKLSKELEKYKNAEVIWCQEEPKNMGGWFSINPLIEEVLSNLNIRAKRPKCIARPVAASPACGYASIHAKEQEEILKQI from the coding sequence ATGCCTGATTTAAAAAACAATTCCTGCCTTCATGGTGATAATGCAGAGTTTGTAGAAGAAATGTATAGCCGTTATTTACAAGGGGATAAATCAATTGGAGAAGATTGGCAGAGAATTTTTTCGAGTGATATAGGTATTAATAGGGCAGAATCCAGTAATGTGCAGAATGTAGCTGAAACAGATGCTAGTTCGGCAATTTTTTTTAGATCTTATGGTCATTTTTTTGTAGATCTTGATCCATTATCGCCAAATGAGAATCAATCAATAGATTACAAAAAATATTCGAATCTACCTCCAGCGTCTGATGCTGAAATCTATAGGAATATTTACTGCAAAAATATCGGTTTTGAATTTATGCATATCTCTTCCTATGAAGAAAGAATATGGCTGCAAGAAAAAATAGAAAGCCAAAACTACAAACTGAATTCACAGGATAAAGGAGAAATGCTTAAGTACTTGATTGAGTCTGAAATGTTTGAGCAGTTTCTCCATATGAAATTTCCTGGATATAAGCGTTTTTCTATAGAAGGAGGAGAGTCAACTATTGTTGCAATTGAAAAAATTATTAGTGATTCCGCAGCTTTTGGTATCGAAGAAGTAGTCCTTGGTATGGCACATCGCGGCAGGCTCAATGTTCTAACCAAAGTTATGGGAAAAGAGTATTCTGCCATGCTTTCTGAGTTTCAAGGAAATCTTGCATATCCAGCTGGTCTTGAGGTTTCTGGTGATGTTAAATATCATCTTGGTTATTCTTCTGACCGAGCACTTTCTGATGGTAAAAAAATACATTTGAGTTTGTGTCCTAATCCATCTCACCTTGAAGCGGTAAATCCGGTTCTGGCTGGAAGAATAAGAGCAAAACAAGACACAAAAAATAATTCTGTACTTGGGATAGCAATACACGGTGATGCAGCTTTTATAGGCCAAGGCGTTGTGCATGAAACATTAACCTTAAGTAATATTGAAGGTTACAAAGTGGGCGGCATCATACATATTGTGATTAACAACCAAGTTGGCTTCACAGCTAACCCATGCTGCACGCGATCCTCTTTTTATTGCACTGATGTAGCAAAATCTATAGAAGCTCCTATTTTTCATGTGAATGGTGATAATCCAGAAGCTGTGAGCTTCACTGCAAGCCTTGCGATGAAGTATAGGAAGAAATTTAAGAAAGATGTGGTGATTGACATAATATGTTACCGCAAATATGGTCACAATGAAGGTGATGAACCAAATTTCACTCAGCCACTTACGTATAAATCAATATCAAAGCATAAAACTCCAGCGACACTTTATGAGGAGAAGTTGATTGCAGAGAAAGTATTAGACGGTGATGAAGTAGCCAAATTACGCAGTGAATTTAGGGCAAAATTGGATAAAAGTCTCACAGAATCAGTGGGTTTTGTTCCCAAGAAAGCTGATTGGTTTGGTGGAGTGTGGTCAAAATTAAGAAGAGCAAGACTTAATGATTTGATTGAGTACTATACTGATTCTGGTGTTTCCCAAGATGAGCTGAAAAAATTAGGCGTGCATATAAATACCAATATTCCAAGTAGCTTTAATATTAATAATAAGGTCAGAAGAATACTCGATGGAAGAATCGACAGTATAAATTCTGGTAATAATATTGATTGGGCAATAGCTGAAAGTCTTGCATTTGCATCATTGTTAGCAGAAGGAATAGGAGTGCGTTTATCAGGACAAGACTCTGGTCGTGGAACTTTTTCACATCGTCATGCAAGGCTAATTGATCAAGTGACAGAGGAAGAATTTATTCCGCTAAACAACATAAATGAAAAGCAAGCTCACTTTGAGGTTATAGATAGTGCTTTATCAGAGTATGCTGTGATGGGTTTTGAATATGGTTATAGTCTTGATTCTCCATATTCGTTAGTGCTATGGGAAGGGCAATTTGGTGATTTTGCAAATGGTGCGCAAATTATGATCGACCAATTTATTGCTTCTGCAGAAACAAAGTGGTTACGATCAAGTGGTTTGGTTTTATTATTGCCACATGGTTATGAAGGTCAGGGACCTGAGCATAGCTCTGCTCGTATAGAGAGGTTTTTGCAACTCTGTGCTGAAGATAATATGCAAGTTGTTAATTGTTCAACTCCTGCTAACTATTTTCATGCTTTGCGCAGACAGATTCATAGAGATTTTCGTAAACCTCTTATAGTATTTACACCTAAATCGTTATTACGTCATAAAAAAGCAGTTTCCAATTTATCTGACTTTGAAGGAACATTCTGCACAGTGATTAGAGAGCAAAGGAAAGATTTAGTTTCAAGCGACAAAATACGAAAAGTGGTAATATGTAGTGGTAAAGTTTACTATGATATAATTGATGCATGCGAAACACAAAAAATAAACGATGTGGCAGTAATACGCTTAGAACAGTTCTATCCTTTTCCTGCAGATAAACTGAGTAAAGAACTTGAGAAATATAAAAACGCTGAAGTTATATGGTGCCAGGAAGAGCCGAAGAATATGGGGGGGTGGTTTTCTATCAATCCATTAATAGAGGAAGTATTATCCAATTTGAATATTCGAGCAAAAAGACCTAAGTGCATTGCTAGGCCTGTGGCTGCATCTCCTGCATGCGGGTATGCTAGCATTCACGCTAAAGAGCAAGAGGAAATTTTAAAACAGATATGA
- the rpmI gene encoding 50S ribosomal protein L35, with amino-acid sequence MKKIKLKTKSSVKKRFRLTAKGKVIATQSGKRHGMVKRSKSNIRNQRGTTILGKSDSRIVKLYMPYGL; translated from the coding sequence ATGAAAAAAATAAAATTAAAAACCAAGTCTTCTGTAAAGAAGCGTTTTCGTCTTACAGCTAAGGGTAAGGTTATTGCCACTCAGTCGGGGAAGAGGCATGGAATGGTGAAGAGGAGTAAATCTAATATTCGTAATCAGCGTGGTACAACGATTCTTGGTAAATCTGACTCGCGCATAGTTAAACTTTATATGCCTTATGGTCTTTAG
- the rplT gene encoding 50S ribosomal protein L20, with amino-acid sequence MARVKRGVTTHARHKKILKLAKGYRGRAKSCYRTALQRVEKALQYAYRDRRNRKRDFRSLWIIRINAAAREHGLTYGKFMHGLALAEIEINRKILAEIAVNYKDDFAKLVEIVSGKLAENC; translated from the coding sequence ATGGCTCGTGTAAAACGTGGAGTCACTACCCACGCTCGTCATAAAAAAATATTGAAATTAGCAAAAGGCTATAGAGGACGTGCAAAAAGTTGTTATAGAACTGCATTGCAAAGAGTTGAAAAAGCATTGCAATATGCTTACAGAGACAGAAGAAATCGTAAACGTGATTTCCGTAGTTTATGGATAATACGTATTAATGCAGCGGCAAGAGAGCATGGGCTTACTTACGGTAAGTTTATGCATGGCCTTGCGCTTGCTGAGATCGAGATAAATAGAAAGATTCTTGCTGAAATAGCTGTTAATTATAAAGATGATTTTGCCAAATTGGTGGAAATTGTAAGTGGTAAATTAGCAGAGAATTGTTGA
- a CDS encoding PAS domain-containing protein, with protein MSAYTGKERRIANVVAEHWSDIKGGRPWPRRDEIDTSEIMESWQNCFIIAVEEQGYICEDAGEKAVDFYGFEKKMRIDDKYAIDAPFLRLYKIDAVIDKFDTIVDSECPIKEEEESESAKIRQVLLPLGNKDKITHILGVITFKLL; from the coding sequence ATGAGTGCTTATACGGGAAAAGAAAGAAGAATAGCAAATGTAGTTGCTGAGCATTGGAGTGACATAAAAGGTGGCAGACCATGGCCAAGAAGAGATGAGATAGATACTTCTGAAATAATGGAGTCATGGCAAAATTGTTTTATCATTGCAGTTGAAGAACAAGGTTATATTTGTGAAGATGCAGGAGAAAAAGCTGTTGACTTCTATGGTTTTGAGAAAAAAATGCGCATTGATGATAAGTATGCAATTGATGCACCATTTTTGCGATTATATAAGATAGATGCAGTTATTGATAAGTTTGATACTATAGTAGATAGCGAATGCCCAATTAAAGAAGAAGAAGAAAGCGAAAGTGCGAAAATAAGACAAGTACTGTTGCCGCTGGGAAATAAAGATAAAATTACTCACATATTGGGTGTAATTACATTTAAGCTTCTTTAA
- a CDS encoding transposase family protein, which translates to MAISYAKVAKTQYIFRQLTGLTTSEFEKIVAKVRPEWEKMEAKKKCHGRKSHVETLEDRILCVLIYYRTYITHPFLGFLFNLHNSNICRLLKKMEPLLAKKIAIKKDRTLTPERILKILADVTEQPIQRPKDAKKRKKSYSRKKKMTTIKTEIVIEGNGQILSISKSHRGRMHDFRIRKQEKLLPKDSIKYADSGYQGWQKLQKNVVIPYKKYRKKPLTEGEKEHNRKLASFRMRVENKIREIKIFKIMSNIYRNFQKKYNMRFNIIAGIVNLRHSF; encoded by the coding sequence ATGGCAATAAGTTACGCAAAAGTTGCAAAAACCCAGTATATTTTTAGGCAATTAACGGGTCTGACAACATCTGAATTTGAAAAAATTGTGGCAAAAGTACGTCCAGAGTGGGAAAAAATGGAGGCGAAAAAGAAATGTCACGGAAGAAAATCGCATGTTGAGACGCTAGAAGACAGGATTTTATGTGTTCTAATTTATTACAGAACGTACATAACGCATCCATTTTTAGGGTTTTTGTTTAATTTGCACAACTCAAATATTTGCCGACTTTTGAAGAAAATGGAGCCATTATTGGCCAAAAAAATTGCGATAAAAAAGGATAGAACGCTGACGCCAGAAAGGATTTTAAAAATTTTAGCAGACGTCACGGAGCAACCGATACAGCGGCCAAAAGACGCAAAAAAACGTAAAAAATCTTATTCCAGAAAGAAAAAAATGACCACAATAAAAACCGAAATTGTGATTGAGGGAAATGGGCAAATTCTGTCGATTTCAAAGTCACATCGAGGTCGAATGCATGATTTTCGCATAAGAAAACAGGAAAAATTGTTGCCCAAAGATAGCATAAAATATGCTGATTCTGGCTATCAAGGTTGGCAAAAACTGCAGAAAAACGTTGTGATTCCGTACAAAAAATACCGTAAAAAGCCACTAACGGAGGGGGAAAAGGAGCATAATCGAAAGTTGGCATCGTTCAGGATGCGAGTAGAAAATAAGATTCGCGAGATCAAAATTTTTAAGATTATGTCAAATATTTACCGCAATTTTCAGAAAAAATATAACATGAGATTTAATATTATTGCGGGTATTGTGAACTTGCGGCATAGTTTTTAA
- the fmt gene encoding methionyl-tRNA formyltransferase, which yields MRIIFMGSPEFAVSALILLLTEIGLCKGSNEIIAVYTKAPKPSGRGQKLTKSPVHVIAEENNIEVCTPISLKPWVEQEKFKNFKPDVAVVSAYGLILPQEILNTPKYGCINIHPSLLPRWRGAAPIQHTILAGDQETGVSIMQLDEGLDSGPILKQEKLPIEKNDNYEVLHEKLSELGGHLLLDVLNGIEKHVPIEQNDNDACYADKVEDYKIYASDTCEVACRKIKAFYPKAFIKMENKRIRILDADFEINGHLASKQGEIMNDNMHISLRGGTLLPKVVQMEGRNSCGIEDFIRGLKSSMAKKVIE from the coding sequence ATGAGAATTATCTTCATGGGATCACCAGAGTTTGCTGTTAGTGCGTTAATCTTACTGCTCACAGAAATCGGGTTATGCAAGGGGTCTAATGAGATAATAGCAGTATATACCAAGGCTCCGAAACCTTCTGGTCGCGGGCAAAAGCTGACAAAATCTCCAGTACATGTTATTGCTGAAGAAAATAATATAGAGGTATGCACTCCTATTTCTCTAAAGCCTTGGGTAGAGCAAGAAAAATTTAAAAATTTTAAACCTGACGTTGCAGTTGTTTCTGCATATGGATTAATACTTCCACAAGAAATTTTAAATACTCCAAAGTATGGGTGCATCAATATTCATCCTTCATTATTACCAAGATGGCGTGGTGCAGCTCCAATTCAACACACAATTTTAGCGGGAGATCAAGAAACTGGTGTAAGTATTATGCAATTAGATGAGGGGTTAGACTCTGGTCCTATTTTAAAACAGGAAAAACTTCCTATTGAAAAGAATGACAATTATGAAGTACTACATGAAAAATTGTCTGAGCTAGGTGGTCATTTATTACTGGATGTGCTAAATGGAATTGAAAAACACGTTCCTATAGAACAGAACGACAATGATGCATGCTACGCTGATAAAGTAGAGGATTATAAAATTTATGCGAGTGATACTTGTGAAGTTGCTTGCAGAAAAATTAAAGCGTTTTATCCAAAGGCATTTATCAAGATGGAAAATAAACGCATAAGAATACTTGATGCTGATTTTGAAATAAACGGACATTTGGCTTCAAAGCAAGGTGAGATTATGAATGATAATATGCATATAAGCTTAAGAGGCGGCACTTTACTTCCTAAAGTTGTACAAATGGAGGGTAGAAACTCGTGTGGCATTGAGGATTTTATTCGTGGCTTAAAATCAAGCATGGCAAAAAAAGTTATAGAATAA
- the rsmD gene encoding 16S rRNA (guanine(966)-N(2))-methyltransferase RsmD, giving the protein MLRIIAGKYRGRKIATCKNLAARPTMSIVREAIFSILPSRKPVYNLNVLDLFCGGGSLSFEALSRGAKHAFMVDSDYYNLQFPKKTAEDFGITDNVTLICCSADKLPQPISKCDIVFIDPPYNSNLIEPTLDGLAHSGWLSNDALIILEIKRNKDFQCNKNFSVILERTYGVAKIIFLSLSTNSLS; this is encoded by the coding sequence ATGCTGCGTATTATTGCAGGCAAATACCGCGGAAGGAAAATAGCTACATGTAAGAATCTAGCTGCACGGCCAACTATGAGTATTGTCCGAGAAGCGATATTTAGTATACTTCCCTCAAGAAAGCCTGTTTATAACTTAAATGTACTTGATTTGTTTTGTGGTGGTGGTTCTTTGTCATTTGAAGCACTGTCTCGTGGTGCCAAACATGCATTTATGGTGGATTCAGATTATTATAACCTACAATTTCCTAAAAAAACAGCAGAAGACTTTGGAATTACGGACAATGTCACGCTAATTTGTTGTAGTGCTGATAAATTACCACAACCTATTTCAAAGTGTGACATAGTTTTTATAGATCCACCCTATAATAGCAATTTAATTGAACCAACTTTAGATGGGCTAGCCCACTCAGGCTGGTTAAGCAATGACGCATTAATAATTCTAGAGATTAAGAGAAATAAAGATTTTCAGTGTAACAAAAATTTTAGTGTAATTTTGGAACGTACTTATGGTGTAGCAAAAATAATTTTTCTTTCTCTATCCACTAATAGCCTGTCTTAA